From a region of the Bombus terrestris chromosome 8, iyBomTerr1.2, whole genome shotgun sequence genome:
- the LOC100647538 gene encoding ATP-dependent helicase brm isoform X3, which yields MASPSPQSSPMPPPQTPSPMGPPQQAPSPSNPQGSPMGPPQHHPHSPTQAYQTGPPMPPGGPPMSQPNQQPSSQQQNYPSHPQQMQSAMGPQAPSGPMVPGQMGPSGSQGTSHIMQSGPNQMNANGPGQMSAGGPGQMGPGGPGPMGPGGPGQMGPGGPGQMGPGGPGQMGPGGPGQMGPGGPGQMGPGGPGPMGPGGPGQMGPGGPGQMGPGGSGPIGASHMGQAAGGPPGGPHMSQAPPQMGPGNGPVPQMGSGGPSNSQMVPGGPGHMSGPPGSSHMNAAGPPGPGHMNTSGPPGSGHMNATGPPGTGHMNATGPPGPGHMSSGGPPGPGHMSTNGPPGPGHINTNGPPGSTHMNASGPPGSHLNSGPSIPSHINASGPPGSGHMSASGPGNHLGPGGPGQMPPGGSTAHNLGPGGPNQMGPGGPNQMVPSNQTPMGPSPMGPVGQGGQIGPNAPGQMGHNGPSPMGPNAPGQMGIGSASSQLGMGGPGSQLGPGGPGSQMGPGSGPGGQLGSSLGQMGPGSGPGGQMPPSNGPGGSMGPGSGPGGQMVSTSGPGGQIGPGSSPGGQIGPGSGSGNQIGPGNAPGNPMTPGSGPSGQMGPGTGPNSQMGPGNLPGGQMGPGNNSNSQMGPGNGPSGQIGPGGQMGPNGPGGQMGPGGSGVQIPPGGPANQMGPGGPGNQIGPSGPNNQLSHSGASNQMGPSGQSSSGQIGPGSQGQQIVPGGSAPIGPGAPVNQMSQTGPGGPPGAGQENLNALQKAIDSMEEKGLQEDPRYSQLLALRARQGNIGEKQAFSSQQLQQLRVQIMAYRLLARNQPLSQQLALAVQGGAPPPPGMGQRTPIDPSQGPPTTTGPQISGPNVIGSAVPPRPGCQTPQQQQPPQPGAKTNRVTSVAKPAGLDPLLILQERENRVQCENKLHSHTSRKATHAFLQLKRFMVTVAARIALRMEQLSNLPTNMPEDLRIQAQIELRMLRVLNFQRQLRSEILACTRKDTTLETAVNVKAYKRTKRQGLREARATEKLEKQQKLEAERKRRQKHQEFLSSVLQHGKDFKEFHRNNVAKLARLNKAVLNYHANAEREQKKEQERIEKERMRRLMAEDEEGYRKLIDQKKDKRLAFLLSQTDEYISNLTEMVKQHKIEQKRKQVEEQKRKKKKKKLQDGEGGEDGNANEDTRVGVIETATGRTLTGEEAPLMSQLSQFLESHPGWEPIESESEDDEDEEEEENEGEEKGENKEKSTGDSEEEKVKKTIHKAKVEDDEYKTEEQTYYSIAHTVHEVVTEQASIMVNGKLKEYQIKGLEWLVSLFNNNLNGILADEMGLGKTIQTIALVTYLMEKKKVNGPFLIIVPLSTLSNWVLEFEKWAPSVVVVSYKGSPAGRRAIQSQMRATKFNVLLTTYEYVIKDKGVLAKLQWKYMIIDEGHRMKNHHCKLTQVLNTHYLAPHRLLLTGTPLQNKLPELWALLNFLLPSIFKSCSTFEQWFNAPFATTGEKVELNEEETILIIRRLHKVLRPFLLRRLKKEVESQLPDKVEYIIKCDMSGLQKVLYKHMQSKGVLLTDGSEKGKQGKGGAKALMNTIVQLRKLCNHPFMFQAIEEKYCEHVGTQGSGVITGPDLYRASGKFELLDRILPKLKATNHRVLLFCQMTQLMTIMEDYLSWRGFMYLRLDGTTKAEDRGDLLKKFNDPGSEYFLFLLSTRAGGLGLNLQAADTVIIFDSDWNPHQDLQAQDRAHRIGQKNEVRVLRLMTVNSVEERILAAARYKLNMDEKVIQAGMFDQKSTGSERQQFLQSILHQDDAEDEEENEVPDDETVNQMIARTEGEFEIFQKLDLERRREEAKLGPNRKSRLLEEAELPDWLVKDDDEVERWTYEEDEDRFLGRGSRQRKEVDYTDSLTEKEWLKAIDDDGAEYEEEEEDDKKKKKTRKRKKKGEEDDEPMPKKRRGTGSSIDPKMKRAMKKLLMVVVNYTDSTDGRLLSEPFMKLPSRRELPDYYEIIKKPLTINKLLQKIEEGKYADFDDLEKDFMQLCKNAQIYNEEASLIHEDSIVLQSVFTNARQRIEEEGNNSDMDDKGEGEEGSDADSTVRMRIKLKGRKGEGRGGRRKRVTKKYISDDDDDGDDN from the exons ATGGCAAGTCCTTCACCACAATCATCTCCTATGCCTCCACCACAAACGCCAAGTCCTATGGGCCCTCCTCAGCAGGCACCATCACCTTCTAACCCACAAGGTAGTCCTATGGGTCCACCACAGCATCATCCTCATAGTCCAACACAAGCATATCAAACTGGTCCGCCAATGCCACCTGGAGGTCCACCTATGTCTCAACCGAATCAACAACCTTCATCGCAACAGCAGAATTATCCATCACACCCACAACAAATGCAATCTGCTATGGGTCCAcag GCTCCCAGTGGACCTATGGTACCAGGCCAAATGGGACCAAGTGGATCTCAAGGAACATCTCACATTATGCAATCTGGTCCAAACCAAATGAATGCAAATGGACCAGGACAAATGAGTGCTGGTGGCCCTGGTCAGATGGGCCCAGGAGGCCCTGGTCCAATGGGCCCAGGAGGCCCTGGTCAAATGGGCCCAGGAGGCCCTGGTCAAATGGGCCCAGGAGGCCCTGGTCAAATGGGACCAGGAGGCCCTGGTCAGATGGGACCAGGAGGCCCCGGTCAAATGGGCCCAGGAGGCCCTGGTCCAATGGGCCCAGGAGGCCCTGGTCAAATGGGCCCAGGAGGTCCTGGTCAAATGGGTCCAGGAGGTTCAGGACCAATTGGAGCAAGCCATATGGGCCAAGCTGCTGGAGGACCACCAGGAGGTCCACATATGAGTCAGGCTCCTCCTCAAATGGGTCCAGGAAATGGACCTGTGCCACAAATGGGTTCTGGAGGACCTTCAAATTCGCAAATGGTACCTGGAGGACCAGGACATATGAGTGGCCCACCAGGATCAAGCCATATGAATGCAGCTGGACCACCAGGTCCAGGACATATGAATACAAGTGGGCCACCAGGATCAGGCCATATGAATGCAACTGGACCCCCTGGAACAGGCCATATGAATGCGACTGGGCCACCAGGACCAGGTCATATGAGTTCAGGTGGTCCGCCTGGACCAGGACATATGAGCACTAATGGGCCCCCTGGACCAGGACATATTAATACAAATGGTCCACCCGGTTCAACTCATATGAATGCTAGTGGTCCGCCTGGAAGTCATTTAAATAGCGGACCATCCATACCAAGTCATATAAATGCAAGTGGTCCACCAGGATCTGGACATATGAGTGCTAGCGGACCAGGAAATCATTTAGGCCCTGGAGGGCCAGGTCAAATGCCTCCAGGTGGTTCTACTGCACATAACTTGGGGCCAGGAGGACCAAATCAAATGGGTCCTGGAGGTCCAAATCAAATGGTACCTAGTAATCAAACCCCTATGGGACCTAGTCCCATGGGGCCTGTTGGACAAGGTGGACAAATTGGGCCAAATGCACCTGGCCAAATGGGACATAACGGACCATCACCAATGGGTCCAAATGCTCCTGGACAGATGGGTATCGGATCTGCCTCGTCGCAACTGGGAATGGGAGGGCCTGGAAGTCAGTTGGGTCCAGGTGGGCCAGGTAGTCAAATGGGTCCGGGTAGTGGACCTGGGGGACAATTAGGAAGTAGTCTTGGACAAATGGGGCCAGGAAGTGGACCTGGAGGACAAATGCCACCAAGCAATGGACCTGGAGGGTCCATGGGCCCTGGAAGTGGTCCTGGTGGACAAATGGTATCAACTAGTGGACCTGGAGGTCAAATAGGGCCAGGAAGCAGTCCTGGAGGGCAAATAGGACCGGGAAGTGGTAGTGGAAATCAAATAGGACCTGGAAATGCTCCTGGAAATCCGATGACGCCAGGAAGCGGACCTAGCGGACAAATGGGTCCAGGAACTGGACCCAATAGTCAAATGGGACCGGGAAATTTACCTGGAGGACAAATGGGCCCAGGAAATAACTCAAATAGTCAAATGGGTCCTGGAAATGGACCAAGTGGACAGATAGGCCCAGGTGGTCAAATGGGACCCAATGGTCCTGGAGGGCAAATGGGTCCAGGTGGTTCAGGAGTACAAATACCACCAGGTGGTCCTGCAAATCAAATGGGACCTGGTGGCCCTGGTAATCAAATAGGACCAAGTGGACCAAACAATCAGCTAAGCCACAGTGGTGCTAGCAATCAAATGGGACCAAGTGGACAGTCATCTTCTGGTCAAATTGGCCCTGGTTCACAGGGCCAACAAATTGTTCCAGGAGGTTCAGCGCCAATCGGGCCTGGTGCACCTGTGAATCAAATGAGTCAAACTGGACCTGGTGGTCCACCTGGTGCTGGACAAGAAAATTTGAATGCTTTACAGAAAGCTATTGATTCAATGGAAGAAAAGGGACTTCAAGAGGATCCACGTTATTCTCAGCTATTAGCTTTAAGGGCTCGTCAAGGCAACATTGGAGAGAAACAAGCTTTTAGTTCACAACAATTACAACAATTGCG TGTACAGATAATGGCATATCGATTATTAGCAAGAAATCAACCGTTATCGCAACAACTTGCACTTGCAGTTCAAG GTGGAGCACCTCCTCCTCCAGGTATGGGACAACGAACTCCTATAGATCCATCTCAAGGACCTCCTACTACTACAGGCCCACAAATCTCTGGACCAAATGTAATTGGTTCTGCGGTTCCTCCAAGACCAGGTTGTCAAAcaccacaacaacaacaacCTCCTCAACCAGGTGCTAAAACTAACAGAGTGACAAGTGTGGCAAAACCAGCTGGTTTAGATCCGCTACTGATTTTGCAGGAACGTGAAAACAG GGTCCAATGTGAAAACAAACTTCACTCTCATACATCGAGGAAAGCGACACATGCATTTCTTCAATTAAAACGTTTTATGGTTAc agTTGCAGCACGCATAGCGTTACGAATGGAACAATTGAGCAATTTACCAACTAACATGCCAGAAGATCTCCGTATCCAGGCACAGATTGAGTTACGGATGCTTAGGGTACTGAATTTCCAAAGACAACTACGATCAGAG ATTTTAGCATGTACCCGAAAAGATACTACCTTAGAAACTGCAGTGAATGTAAAGGCCTACAAGCGTACGAAAAGACAAGGACTTAGGGAAGCCAGAGCTACAGAAAAACTCGAAAAGCAACAAAAATTGGAAGCTGAACGTAAAAGAAGGCAAAAACATCAA gAGTTTCTTAGTTCTGTACTTCAACATGGTAaagatttcaaagaatttcatCGAAACAATGTGGCCAAATTGGCAAGACTCAACAAAGCTGTTCTAAATTACCATGCAAATGCTGAAAGAGAACAGAAGAAAGAACAGGAGCGTATTGAGAAAGAACGTATGAGACGTCTTATGGCGGAAGACGAAGAAGGTTACAGAAAACTGATTGACCAAAAGAAAGATAAACGGTTAGCGTTTCTGTTGTCACAGACAGATGAATATATCAGTAATCTTACTGAAATGGTAAAACAACACAAGATAGAACAAAAAAGGAAGCAAGTGGAAGAACAAAAGCGTAAAAAG aaaaagaagaagttgCAAGATGGCGAAGGAGGTGAAGATGGAAATGCTAATGAAGATACTCGTGTTGGAGTGATTGAGACAGCTACTGGTCGCACATTAACTGGCGAAGAAGCACCGCTAATGAGTCAACTTTCACAATTCTTAGAATCTCATCCAGGATGGGAACCAATTGAATCCGAAAGTGAAGATGATGAAgatgaagaggaagaagaaaatgaaggtgaagaaaaaggggaaaataaagaaaaatctacTGGCGATTCAGAAGAAGAAAAGGTTAAAAAGACTATACATAAAGCCAAAGTAGAGGACGATGAATACAAAACGGAAGAACAAACGTATTACAGTATTGCACACACTGTGCACGAGGTAGTAACAGAACAGGCATCTATCATGGTCaatggaaaattgaaagaatatcAAATCAAG GGTTTGGAATGGCTGGTGtcattatttaacaataatctCAATGGTATACTTGCGGATGAAATGGGTCTTGGCAAAACTATTCAAACAATAGCTTTGGTGACTTATCttatggagaaaaaaaaagtaaacggGCCATTTCTTATAATTGTTCCTTTATC AACTTTGTCGAATTGGGTATTGGAATTTGAGAAATGGGCTCCTAGTGTTGTAGTTGTTTCGTATAAAGGTTCACCAGCTGGCAGAAGAGCCATTCAATCTCAAATGAGAGCCACTAAATTTAATGTTTTGCTTACTACTTACGAATATGTTATTAAAGATAAGGGCGTTTTAGCAAAATTGCAGTGGAAATATATGATTATCGACGAAGGACATAGAATGAAAAATCATCACTGTAAACTAACTCAAGTATTAAATACACATTATCTGGCTCCTCATCGGCTTCTACTGACAGGGACACCATTGCAAAATAAATTGCCTGAATTGTGGgcattattaaattttctacttCCTTCAATCTTTAAATCTTGTAGTACTTTCGAACAATGGTTCAATGCTCCATTCGCAACCACTGGTGAAAAGGTAGAATTAAATGAAGAAGAAACTATTCTTATTATTCGCCGATTACATAAAGTATTACGTCCTTTCTTACTGAGACGTCTAAAGAAAGAAGTTGAATCACAGTTACCTGATAAAGTTGAATACATAATCAAATGCGATATGTCTGGACTGCAAAAGGTTCTTTATAAACACATGCAGAGTAAAGGTGTATTGCTAACTGATGGTTCAGAAAAGGGAAAACAGGGCAAAGGAGGCGCCAAAGCTTTAATGAACACCATTGTGCAATTGAGAAAATTATGCAATCATCCATTCATGTTCCAAGCTATTGAAGAAAAATACTGCGAGCATGTAGGTACGCAAGGATCTGGTGTGATTACTGGTCCCGACTTGTATCGTGCCTCTGGAAAATTTGAATTGCTGGATCGTATTCTTCCGAAATTAAAAGCGACAAATCACAGAGTACTATTATTCTGTCAAATGACACAGCTAATGACAATTATGGAAGATTACTTAAGTTGGAGAGGATTTATGTATTTGCGATTAGATGGAACTACGAAAGCTGAAGATAGAGGAGACTTACTCAAGAAATTCAACGATCCTGGTTccgaatatttcttatttttgttaTCGACACGTGCTGGTGGCCTTGGATTAAATTTGCAAGCTGCGGATACCGTTATTATTTTTGATTCTGATTGGAATCCGCATCAGGACTTGCAAGCACAAGATAGAGCACATAGAATTGGACAAAAGAATGAAGTACGTGTACTTAGATTAATGACGGTTAATTCGGTCGAAGAAAGAATATTGGCTGCAGCTAGATACAAATTGAACATGGATGAAAAGGTTATACAAGCGGGAATGTTCGATCAAAAGTCGACTGGTTCTGAACGGCAACAATTCTTACAAAGCATTTTGCATCAAGATGATgctgaagatgaagaagaaaatgaagtaCCGGACGATGAAACGGTTAATCAAATGATTGCACGGACGGAAggtgaatttgaaatatttcaaaagttaGATTTAGAACGAAGAAGGGAAGAAGCAAAGCTGGGTCCAAACAGAAAGTCCCGACTATTGGAGGAAGCTGAGTTACCCGATTGGTTAGTAAAAGATGATGATGAGGTTGAAAGGTGGACGTACGAAGAAGATGAGGATAGATTCCTTGGACGAGGTTCAAGACAACGGAAGGAAGTTGATTATACTGACAGTTTGACTGAAAAAGAATGGCTGAAAGCAATCGATGACGATGGAGCTGAGtacgaagaggaagaggaagacgataagaagaagaagaaaacacgaAAACGGAAGAAGAAAGGCGAGGAAGACGACGAGCCTATGCCAAAGAAGCGAAGAGGAACAGGATCTTCAATTGACCCGAAAATGAAACGAGCTATGAAAAAGTTGCTTATGGTAGTTGTTAATTACACTGATAGTACAGATGGCAGGCTCCTTAGCGAACCATTTATGAAATTACCATCCAGAAGAGAATTGCCGGattattacgaaattattaaaaaaccaTTAACTATCAATAAATTACTTCAAAAGATTGAAGAAGGAaag TATGCCGATTTTGACGATCTTGAGAAAGACTTTATGCAGTTGTGTAAAAACGCACAAATTTATAATGAAGAAGCTTCTCTCATACACGAAGATTCCATTGTTTTACAATCTGTATTTACGAATGCGCGTCAACGTATCGAAGAGGAAGGCAATAATTCCGACATGGATGACAAAG gtgAAGGCGAAGAAGGGTCTGACGCAGATTCCACTGTTAGAATGAGGATCAAGTTGAAAGGAAGGAAGGGCGAAGGTAGAGGAGGCCGGAGGAAAAGGGTCACTAAAAAGTATATATCggatgacgacgacgatggcGATGACAACTGA